AATTAACCAATCAAATACAGAAAGTGTTGATTAAAATAGAATCCCTAAAGCTGTTTCTTAACGAAAGCGATATTCCTCCACAAGCAAAAAACCGCGCGACAAAATTAGGTTTGCTAAAAAGCTCTCTTTACTCGGCAAAGATCGAGGGAAATCTTTTAGATATTGAGACCGCTCAGTATTCACGGTCTAAAAAGAAAGAAGATGTTTTTAACATATTAGAAGCTATCAAATATATTGAAAAGAACATTAAGAGAAACACGCCTGTAACAAAAAAGGCTATCCTTGACCTCCATAAAATTGTAATGGGGAGGGAATACACAGATGTTGGAAAACTAAGAACCCAAATGGAAGCCATTTATAACCAATTTGGACAAGTGGTTTATATCGCCCCACACCCCGAAGAAATGGAAAATTTAGTCAAGAAGCTAACAGAGTACGCAAATAAAAATGACGAACACCCTTTATTAAAGGCGTTAATAACCCATTTGATCTTTGAAAAAATACATCCTTTTGCCGATGGAAGCGGCAGGGTCGGCAGACTTTTAATACACACTATTTTGAAAAGCAGGGGCTATAACTTTGGCTTTCTGGTTCCATTTGAGGAACAACTAAATATAAAAAGAGAAGAATACTATCACGCTTTGGATATCGGTCTAAAAAATCCGGAAAGGTATTTACTCTTTATGCTTAATAACTTTTACATCCAACTTAAAAAAACTAAAGAAGATATTTTTGAGGAGGCTAAAAAGGAAAAAAATGTTCTAACCTTAACTTTTAGACAAGAGGAAATTTACAAAATCTTGAAAGAACACAAATTTGCAGATTTCAATTTCATAAAAAGAAGGTTTTTAAAAGTGCCTGATAGAACTTTGAGATACGATATTAAAAAACTTTGCGACAAAAATATGATTATAAAAACAGGTTCAACTAGAGGGGTTATATACAAAATTCTAGATTGATTGTTTGATGGATTTTATGGCAAAGATAACCTCGTCCGCCTGAAGTTTGGTTAAGGTTAATCCCGAAGGCAAATAAAAACCCTTTTCTGAAAGCTCTTTTGATACAGGATACAAAGTTTTATCCCCCTTAAAAAACTTTTCTAAAGCTGGTTGCTCATTAATAGGATAAAAAAACGGGCGGGTGTCCACCTGATATTCCTCTTTGAGCCTTCGCATTAACTCCAAAGCGGAAATTCCAAAACTATCCTCCACAACAATAGCGTACATCCAAAAGCTATGTACATTGTTGTAAGTGGATTTAATAGGCAAAGTCAAACCCGATACATCTTTAAGACCTTCATCATACCATTGGGACATTTCCTGCTTTTGCTTTAACGATTCCCTTGCTTCTTCCAAACTAGCCAAAGCTAAAGCGCTTTGAATGTTTGTCATTCTAAAGTTAAACCCAACCTCCTCATGCCAAAACCTCTTGCCTTTAGAATGAGCCAAATTTTTAAGAGTTTTTGCGCGTTCGTACAGATTTTCATCATTAGTTGTTAATACCCCGCCTTCCCCACAAGTTACTAACTTATTAGCATACAAACTGAAGGACCCGATATCTCCCATTGAACCCGCCCTTTTTCCTTTGTATTCCGCGCCTATAGCCTCCGCCGCATCTTCTAAAACAAATAGATTATATTTTTTAGCAATGGACAATATAGGTTCCATATCGCAACATTGCCCATAAAGATGAACAGGCATAATAGCTTTGGTCTTTGAGGTTATTTTTTCTTCTATTTTTGAAACATCAATACAAAACGAATCCCTTTCCACATCCACAACAACAGGAGTCGCACCCAAATAAACACAAGCCAAAGCGCAGGAAATTATTGTTAAGCTGGGAATAATTACCTCATCCCCCGCATTCACTCCCAAAGATGCAAGGGCCAGTTGGAGCGAAACCGTGCCGTTGGAACAAGTGGTAGCGTAATTTGTGTTGGTGTATTTGGCAAAAGATTTTTCAAATTCATCCACATATTTTCCCGCGGAAGAAATCCAGCCAGAGGACACTGCATCGGTTACATATTTAATAGCGTTTTTTGGAATTTTAGGCGCGTTGACTGGGATCATAGAAAACAATCTCAAAACACAAAACTCAAATCCAAATTTTAAATCTCAAATCTAATAAGCGTTTTCTAGTCATTAGTCTTTAGATTTCAGTTTTGACATTTGAGAGGTGACTTCGCGAAGCGAACTTACTTTGTAACTTTTGAACTTTGAGATTTGAGTTTTGAGATTTATCTATATAATTCTTCGCACTCTCCGCTCCTGGGTAGGGACCTTGTTTCACCGTTACCACCTTGCAATCCTCGCTAACCCTATATCCATGCCCCCCGCTTACAAAAAGCGCGGTGTCTCCCCTATTAAGAATCACCGTTGCAAGAACAGTTTCGCCATTACCATAAAAATCCACTTCAAACACCCCTGCAACCACAAACACCACTTCTTGGACATCTCTAACTATATTGTCCTCCGGCAATAAAGTGTGTGTGTGCGGTTTAGAACCGTATCCTTTAGGTTGTTTAAGAAATCCCAGCTGAAAAGGAAAAGAATCGGGGGTAAAAAAATTAACGCCATCTTTACTAAATTTTGCCCGAACAACTATGCCCAACAGAGTGTTATTGTTATCAGTAATATGTTCCACAAAACTTTCGGTTTCTTTTTTCGGCATACTTAATTTATAATTTAAATGCCATATGAAAGTCAACTGCTTGATTCTAGAAATTAATCCGTACGATTAAACAGATACCAATAATCAAAATTGTTTATTCTAAATACCTTTTCTAGAACAAATTCCTCTTTCGGAAGGTATTGCCAACCTTCTTGAACAGGCAAAAGGATATAATCCATATCTTTTAAATACTCTTCAGACAAACCCGTCAATTTTAACTTTACAGAATATCCTCTAAAATACACGCGCATAGGCCCGCTATCATAACAACCAACTGTGATTTCCTCCGCGTTTGGTTTTTGATTTAGATACTCTCCAACAATATAATATCCCGTAGCGTCTTGATTAAGACTTATTACTTTTGACGCGTTTTTTATGCCACCTAAAAGAGGATTAAAATAAGCAAAAAAATTAGGAGAGACAGAAATAGGCTGCCATAAGTGGTATAAAATTAAAATGCCAATTGGGGTCAGACCCCCCGCCTTCGCCAGCTGGCGAATGGCGGAGGGGCTGACCCCTAAAAAGGAACGAATTCCATAAGACGCAAAAATTGCTAAAAATGG
This sequence is a window from Patescibacteria group bacterium. Protein-coding genes within it:
- a CDS encoding Fic family protein — encoded protein: MVIPPKYKLTNQIQKVLIKIESLKLFLNESDIPPQAKNRATKLGLLKSSLYSAKIEGNLLDIETAQYSRSKKKEDVFNILEAIKYIEKNIKRNTPVTKKAILDLHKIVMGREYTDVGKLRTQMEAIYNQFGQVVYIAPHPEEMENLVKKLTEYANKNDEHPLLKALITHLIFEKIHPFADGSGRVGRLLIHTILKSRGYNFGFLVPFEEQLNIKREEYYHALDIGLKNPERYLLFMLNNFYIQLKKTKEDIFEEAKKEKNVLTLTFRQEEIYKILKEHKFADFNFIKRRFLKVPDRTLRYDIKKLCDKNMIIKTGSTRGVIYKILD
- a CDS encoding DegT/DnrJ/EryC1/StrS family aminotransferase; amino-acid sequence: MFSMIPVNAPKIPKNAIKYVTDAVSSGWISSAGKYVDEFEKSFAKYTNTNYATTCSNGTVSLQLALASLGVNAGDEVIIPSLTIISCALACVYLGATPVVVDVERDSFCIDVSKIEEKITSKTKAIMPVHLYGQCCDMEPILSIAKKYNLFVLEDAAEAIGAEYKGKRAGSMGDIGSFSLYANKLVTCGEGGVLTTNDENLYERAKTLKNLAHSKGKRFWHEEVGFNFRMTNIQSALALASLEEARESLKQKQEMSQWYDEGLKDVSGLTLPIKSTYNNVHSFWMYAIVVEDSFGISALELMRRLKEEYQVDTRPFFYPINEQPALEKFFKGDKTLYPVSKELSEKGFYLPSGLTLTKLQADEVIFAIKSIKQSI